Sequence from the Microbacterium faecale genome:
TCGGACCCGACTCGAGGCCTTCCCAGCGAGCGCATAGGAGCGGGCCTCGAAAATGGTCACCGCCTCATCACGCTGGCACGCGATCGCTCCGCGTCGAGGGTGCGCTGATGACGAGAAACCGCACGTCCTCGGGACCGGCGTTCGTGAATCGGTGGGCGAGCCCCGGCTCGATTTCGACCCCCGTGCGCGGTTCGAGCGCGACGTCGCCCTGGGAGGTCTGCATGACGGCGTGGCCCTCGAGCACGTAGAAGAACTGCCGCGCGCGTTCGTGGACGTGCCACTCCTCCGCGCCGTGCGGAGGCACGCGCTCCTCGATCACCGAGAGATCGCCGCGGTCGACGAGGCGCCAGCCGTCGCAGACGGCGCCCCACACGTAGTGCTCCGCGAAATCTCTCTCGATGCGATGCGGCATCTGCCG
This genomic interval carries:
- a CDS encoding cupin domain-containing protein; translation: MPHRIERDFAEHYVWGAVCDGWRLVDRGDLSVIEERVPPHGAEEWHVHERARQFFYVLEGHAVMQTSQGDVALEPRTGVEIEPGLAHRFTNAGPEDVRFLVISAPSTRSDRVPA